The following are encoded together in the Serratia sp. UGAL515B_01 genome:
- the mlaA gene encoding phospholipid-binding lipoprotein MlaA yields the protein MNFRLTGLAFATVLLVGCASTPGNDPQGRSDPLEGFNRAMFNFNFNVMDPYVLRPVAVAWRDYVPQPARNGLSNFTSNLEEPASMVNEFLRGNPYQGMIHFNRFFLNTLLGMGGLIDVAGMANPKLAREAPRRFGGTLGTYGVGYGPYVHLPIYGSFTVREDGGDWADSVYPVLSYLTFWMSAGKWVVEGIETRAQLLDSDGLLLNSSDPYLMVREAYFQRHDFLASGGRLQPQENPNAKAIQNDLDEIDSAN from the coding sequence ATGAATTTTCGCCTGACTGGGCTGGCTTTCGCAACGGTGTTACTGGTGGGGTGTGCCAGCACACCGGGTAATGATCCGCAAGGGCGTTCCGATCCTCTTGAGGGCTTTAACCGTGCGATGTTTAACTTCAACTTCAATGTGATGGATCCCTATGTGCTTCGTCCGGTTGCAGTTGCATGGCGAGATTATGTGCCTCAGCCGGCGAGAAACGGCTTGAGCAATTTTACTTCTAACCTAGAAGAACCTGCCAGCATGGTGAACGAATTCCTGCGTGGCAACCCATATCAAGGCATGATCCACTTCAACCGCTTCTTCCTCAATACCCTTTTGGGAATGGGCGGGCTGATCGATGTGGCCGGCATGGCGAACCCAAAACTGGCGCGTGAAGCACCTCGCCGCTTTGGTGGTACGTTAGGAACCTACGGTGTAGGCTATGGTCCTTATGTACATCTGCCGATATACGGCAGTTTCACTGTTCGTGAAGATGGTGGGGACTGGGCCGATAGCGTTTATCCAGTGTTGAGCTACCTCACTTTCTGGATGTCTGCTGGCAAATGGGTAGTAGAAGGGATTGAAACTCGTGCTCAGCTGCTGGACTCCGATGGCTTACTGCTTAACTCTTCCGATCCTTATCTGATGGTGCGTGAGGCTTATTTCCAGCGTCATGACTTCTTGGCTAGCGGTGGGCGGCTCCAGCCTCAAGAAAACCCAAATGCCAAGGCAATCCAGAACGACCTTGATGAGATCGACTCAGCGAACTAA
- the ccmI gene encoding c-type cytochrome biogenesis protein CcmI — MAFWLMMIVLLVGSAALLVVPAMCQGIRSNTASRDALNKAFYQERLGELEQDEEQGVIAERPELVKELQQNLLNDIPVQPEQRIQPINRWALVPGVVVLVVVAVGFYLKTGGLSQVMAWHQVMSQMPELRERVTNEHAKPLSMEEIARLGLGLRTSLQDDDRNINDWMMLGRVGMAMNNATTATQAFARAYSLDQNNTDVRLAYAEVLTRSNDPEDNKQAAKILRKMVTEDHTNLRVLSLLAFNAFEQENYSQAIGAWQVMLKLLPADDQRVEVIKRSIEQAKVQAGEENVKLSVNVTLSPQAAKALPQQGMLLVSVTDGTNPVPVAVKQLPLSRFPLSFSLDDSNVMMPERLLSSLHQVKVRVRLSQDGLATPQAGDWFGESGLQVFNGKEQVSVQIDKQVP; from the coding sequence ATGGCTTTTTGGCTGATGATGATTGTACTGTTGGTTGGCAGTGCCGCCTTACTGGTAGTGCCTGCGATGTGCCAAGGTATAAGGAGTAATACGGCTAGTCGCGATGCTTTGAATAAAGCGTTCTATCAGGAGCGTCTCGGTGAACTTGAACAGGATGAAGAACAGGGGGTAATCGCTGAACGCCCTGAATTGGTGAAAGAGTTGCAGCAGAACTTGTTGAACGATATCCCGGTACAGCCGGAACAACGGATTCAACCTATTAATCGTTGGGCTCTGGTGCCCGGTGTTGTGGTTCTGGTCGTGGTAGCCGTTGGTTTTTATCTAAAAACGGGGGGCTTATCCCAAGTCATGGCTTGGCATCAGGTGATGTCACAAATGCCTGAGCTACGTGAACGAGTCACCAATGAACATGCCAAGCCGTTGAGTATGGAAGAAATTGCCCGACTTGGTCTTGGGCTACGAACTTCGCTGCAGGACGATGATAGGAACATCAACGACTGGATGATGCTCGGCCGTGTCGGCATGGCGATGAATAATGCCACCACGGCAACGCAAGCTTTTGCAAGAGCCTACAGTTTGGACCAGAATAATACAGATGTACGTTTGGCCTATGCCGAAGTGCTGACGCGTTCCAACGATCCGGAAGACAACAAGCAAGCGGCCAAGATACTGCGCAAAATGGTTACCGAGGATCATACTAATCTTCGTGTGTTAAGCCTGTTGGCGTTTAATGCCTTTGAGCAGGAAAATTACTCACAGGCGATTGGGGCTTGGCAAGTGATGCTTAAGTTGCTTCCAGCAGACGATCAGCGTGTTGAGGTAATAAAGCGTAGTATTGAACAAGCCAAGGTTCAGGCGGGGGAAGAAAATGTTAAACTTTCCGTCAATGTTACCCTGTCGCCACAGGCAGCAAAAGCGTTACCACAACAGGGAATGCTGCTCGTTTCGGTGACCGACGGAACAAATCCGGTGCCGGTAGCAGTTAAACAGCTTCCGCTGAGCCGTTTTCCGCTGTCCTTTTCTCTGGATGACAGTAACGTTATGATGCCTGAACGTCTTTTATCGTCATTGCATCAAGTGAAAGTGCGAGTCCGCCTCTCTCAGGATGGTCTGGCTACGCCGCAGGCGGGGGATTGGTTTGGTGAGAGCGGGTTGCAGGTGTTTAACGGCAAGGAACAGGTCAGCGTTCAGATAGACAAACAGGTTCCCTAA
- a CDS encoding cytochrome c-type biogenesis protein yields MRLITLLLAALLSWSAAAAIDTYKFNSLAQEQQYRQLTEQLRCPKCQNNSIADSNAIIAADMRTKVYELLMQGQSKQQIIDYMVARYGNFVTYEPPVTPATLILWLGPLLFLLIGGAVVILRTRYRRVELDSEAFSEHEQRRLAALLAETDRKKP; encoded by the coding sequence ATGAGGCTAATAACCTTGCTGTTGGCAGCATTATTAAGTTGGAGTGCGGCTGCAGCGATCGATACTTATAAATTCAATTCGCTAGCGCAGGAGCAACAGTACCGCCAGTTGACCGAGCAGTTGCGTTGCCCTAAGTGTCAGAACAACAGTATTGCGGATTCTAATGCCATTATTGCTGCGGATATGCGTACCAAAGTGTATGAGTTACTGATGCAGGGGCAAAGCAAGCAACAGATTATTGACTATATGGTAGCGCGTTACGGCAACTTTGTTACCTACGAGCCGCCGGTGACACCGGCAACGCTGATCCTGTGGCTTGGGCCGCTGCTCTTTCTGCTGATTGGTGGGGCGGTGGTGATACTGCGAACTCGCTATCGCCGTGTGGAGCTGGACAGTGAAGCGTTCTCCGAACATGAGCAACGGCGTCTTGCAGCGCTATTGGCAGAGACCGACAGGAAGAAACCCTAA
- a CDS encoding DsbE family thiol:disulfide interchange protein, translated as MNRKLLFIPLILFLLLVVALLVQLTRNAKGEDPTMLESALIGKPVPTFKLESLEHPGKTFDQAVLHNGKPMLLNVWATWCPTCRAEHQYLNTLAAKGIRVVGLNYKDDRVKAVSWLNQLGNPYALSLYDGDGMLGLDLGVYGAPETFLIDGDGIIRYRHAGDMNERVWQQQVLPLYRQYGGEA; from the coding sequence ATGAACCGAAAATTACTCTTTATTCCATTAATCCTGTTTCTATTGCTGGTGGTGGCATTGTTGGTGCAATTGACGAGAAATGCTAAAGGGGAAGACCCTACGATGCTAGAGTCTGCGTTGATTGGTAAACCGGTACCCACCTTTAAGCTAGAGTCACTCGAACACCCGGGTAAAACTTTCGATCAGGCAGTGCTGCATAACGGCAAACCCATGTTGCTTAACGTCTGGGCAACCTGGTGTCCAACCTGCCGTGCGGAGCACCAGTATCTCAATACGTTAGCTGCGAAAGGGATCCGTGTGGTAGGGCTGAATTACAAAGATGACCGAGTCAAAGCGGTGAGTTGGTTGAATCAGTTGGGTAACCCTTATGCACTCAGTCTGTACGATGGCGATGGCATGTTGGGATTGGATCTTGGCGTTTATGGTGCGCCAGAAACCTTCCTGATCGACGGTGATGGGATCATTCGCTATCGCCATGCCGGGGACATGAACGAACGTGTCTGGCAACAGCAGGTATTGCCGCTGTACCGTCAATACGGAGGTGAGGCATGA
- a CDS encoding heme lyase CcmF/NrfE family subunit yields the protein MMPEVGSFLLCLALAISLLLSVYPQWGAARQDTRMMAVARPLTYGMFSAIIFAFACLVYAFVTNDFTVAYVAANSNTQLPVYYRIAATWGAHEGSLLLWVLLLSCWSLAVALCSRTMPQDAVARVLSVMGMITAGFLLFIILTSNPFTRTLPSFPIEGADLNPLLQDIGLIFHPPLLYMGYVGFSVAFAFAIASLMAGRLDTAWARWSRPWTTAAWVFLTLGIVLGSAWAYYELGWGGWWFWDPVENASFMPWLVGTALIHSLAVTEKRGTFKAWTVLLAISAFSLCLLGTFLVRSGVLVSVHAFASDPARGMFILAYLVLVIGGSLLLYAVKGGQVRSRVQHETFSRETFLLGNNVLLIAAMLVVLLGTLLPLVHKQLGLGSISIGEPFFNTMFTWLMAPLALLLGIGPLVRWRKDEPSKLWRRLGVALFVTLALSMSLPWLLQDRIIGMTVVGLIMAIWVIVLTLMELHERATHRHGFWRGLTHLSRSHWGMVLGHLGVAVTVIGIAFSQNYSVERDVRMKAGDSVEIHDYRFIFRDVHDIRGPNYTGAVGIIDVTRNGKAEAILHAEKRYYSVARSVMTEAAIDGGLTRDLYAALGEELDDGSWAVRLYYKPFVRWIWYGGVFMAIGGVLCILDPRYRMNKKLKRAAKQEGTA from the coding sequence ATGATGCCAGAAGTTGGAAGTTTTCTGTTGTGTCTGGCGTTGGCAATTTCGCTGTTGCTAAGTGTTTATCCACAATGGGGGGCCGCGCGCCAGGATACGCGCATGATGGCGGTAGCTCGGCCTCTAACCTATGGCATGTTTTCCGCCATTATCTTTGCGTTTGCCTGTCTGGTTTATGCTTTCGTCACCAACGACTTCACCGTCGCTTATGTGGCGGCTAACTCCAATACGCAACTGCCGGTGTACTACCGCATTGCGGCGACCTGGGGAGCACACGAAGGTTCCTTACTGCTGTGGGTATTGTTGTTGAGTTGTTGGTCACTCGCTGTTGCTCTTTGCAGTCGCACTATGCCACAGGATGCGGTGGCGCGAGTGCTTTCAGTGATGGGCATGATCACCGCAGGTTTTTTGCTATTCATCATTCTGACTTCTAACCCATTCACCCGAACCTTACCAAGTTTCCCTATTGAGGGGGCCGATCTTAATCCGCTGTTGCAGGATATTGGTCTTATCTTCCACCCTCCTTTGCTGTATATGGGCTATGTTGGTTTTTCTGTGGCTTTCGCCTTCGCTATTGCATCGTTGATGGCCGGGCGGCTCGATACTGCCTGGGCTCGCTGGTCACGTCCATGGACCACTGCCGCTTGGGTATTCCTGACGTTGGGGATTGTGCTGGGTTCTGCTTGGGCTTACTACGAGTTGGGCTGGGGCGGTTGGTGGTTCTGGGACCCGGTGGAGAATGCCTCCTTTATGCCATGGCTGGTCGGCACTGCGCTGATCCACTCGCTGGCGGTGACAGAGAAACGCGGTACTTTCAAAGCGTGGACGGTGTTGTTAGCAATTAGCGCGTTCTCATTATGCCTGCTGGGCACCTTCTTGGTTCGTTCAGGTGTATTGGTTTCCGTACATGCTTTTGCCTCCGATCCGGCGCGAGGGATGTTTATTCTTGCCTATCTGGTGCTGGTGATTGGCGGTTCTTTACTTCTGTATGCGGTGAAGGGCGGCCAGGTACGTAGCCGGGTGCAACATGAAACCTTCTCGCGCGAAACTTTCCTGCTGGGGAATAACGTTCTGCTGATTGCCGCTATGTTGGTCGTGTTGCTCGGGACCTTGTTACCGTTGGTGCACAAACAGCTTGGATTGGGCAGTATTTCGATTGGCGAACCTTTCTTCAATACCATGTTTACCTGGCTTATGGCCCCGTTGGCACTTTTATTGGGTATTGGACCACTGGTCCGCTGGCGTAAGGATGAACCCTCGAAGCTTTGGCGTCGCCTTGGTGTGGCGTTGTTTGTCACTCTTGCATTGTCAATGTCGTTACCTTGGTTGCTACAAGATCGGATCATCGGGATGACGGTGGTTGGGCTGATTATGGCAATCTGGGTCATTGTACTGACGCTGATGGAACTCCATGAACGGGCGACACATAGGCATGGCTTCTGGCGCGGTCTGACGCACCTTTCACGTAGCCACTGGGGGATGGTTTTAGGCCACCTGGGTGTTGCGGTGACGGTGATCGGTATTGCTTTTAGCCAGAATTACAGTGTTGAACGCGATGTGCGTATGAAAGCCGGTGATAGCGTAGAAATACATGATTATCGTTTTATTTTCCGCGATGTTCATGATATTCGCGGGCCTAATTATACCGGGGCTGTCGGGATTATTGATGTGACCCGCAACGGTAAGGCGGAGGCTATTCTGCATGCAGAAAAACGCTACTACAGCGTGGCGCGTAGCGTAATGACCGAAGCGGCTATCGATGGTGGACTGACGCGCGATCTTTACGCAGCGTTAGGGGAAGAACTGGATGATGGTTCTTGGGCTGTGAGGCTTTATTACAAACCTTTTGTGCGCTGGATTTGGTATGGCGGCGTGTTTATGGCGATCGGTGGTGTGCTGTGTATTCTCGACCCGCGTTATCGCATGAACAAAAAACTCAAACGTGCAGCTAAGCAAGAGGGAACAGCATGA
- the ccmE gene encoding cytochrome c maturation protein CcmE: MNPRRKSRLYMVTAILIGIGLTATLLLYALRSNIDLFYTPTEILQGKGENHEKPQVGQRLRIGGMVMPGSVKRDQQSLRVSFKVYDAHGAINVTFEGILPDLFREGQGVVAQGVLGEGNVVNAREVLAKHDEKYTPPEVADAMKENHKGPASAYASPQQGGSKS, encoded by the coding sequence GTGAATCCACGCCGCAAAAGCCGCCTTTATATGGTCACTGCCATCTTGATTGGCATCGGGCTGACTGCAACGTTGCTGCTGTACGCTTTGCGTTCCAATATCGATCTGTTTTATACCCCCACTGAAATTTTGCAGGGTAAAGGTGAAAATCACGAGAAACCGCAGGTCGGCCAGCGGTTGCGTATCGGTGGGATGGTGATGCCGGGTTCAGTCAAACGCGACCAGCAAAGCCTGCGGGTGAGTTTCAAAGTATACGATGCTCATGGGGCGATTAATGTCACGTTCGAGGGCATTCTGCCGGATCTGTTCCGTGAAGGGCAGGGGGTTGTTGCACAGGGTGTTTTGGGGGAAGGCAACGTGGTTAATGCCCGCGAAGTATTGGCTAAGCACGACGAGAAATACACGCCGCCTGAAGTTGCTGATGCTATGAAAGAAAATCATAAGGGTCCGGCTTCAGCTTATGCTAGCCCACAGCAAGGGGGCAGTAAGTCATGA
- the ccmD gene encoding heme exporter protein CcmD, with product MSAAFGSWQSFFAMGGYAFYVWLAVAATVFSLLGLLLHTLWQRKQLLAEFRRQASRERRIRQSKQKLVTPQQSDNPPGTLL from the coding sequence ATGAGTGCGGCATTCGGTTCTTGGCAGTCGTTTTTCGCTATGGGCGGTTACGCGTTTTACGTCTGGCTGGCGGTTGCTGCAACGGTGTTCTCGCTGCTTGGATTATTGCTCCATACCTTGTGGCAGCGTAAACAACTGCTGGCTGAATTTCGCCGCCAAGCGTCGCGTGAAAGGCGTATCCGTCAGTCAAAACAAAAATTAGTCACACCGCAACAATCCGATAATCCGCCGGGGACATTATTGTGA
- a CDS encoding heme ABC transporter permease encodes MWKWLHQFARPERLYHVCGRFVPWLGIAGAFCLLLGWVWGFGFAPKDYQQGDSFRIMYIHVPAAMWSMGVYGSMAIAAFIGLIWQMKMSDTLVAAMAPVGAVFTFIALVTGSAWGKPMWGTWWVWDARLTSELVLLFLYMGIIALYNAFDDRRLAGRAAGILVLVGVINIPIIHFSVEWWNTLHQGSTNMQQSIAPSMRTPLRWAILGYLLFFITLTLMRLRNLILIQERHRPWVAELVSKERP; translated from the coding sequence ATGTGGAAATGGTTACATCAGTTTGCCCGCCCTGAGCGGTTGTACCATGTCTGTGGCCGTTTTGTTCCCTGGTTGGGGATTGCGGGCGCTTTCTGTCTCCTGTTGGGATGGGTATGGGGTTTTGGTTTCGCTCCCAAAGATTATCAACAAGGGGACAGTTTCCGTATTATGTATATTCATGTCCCAGCGGCGATGTGGTCGATGGGGGTCTATGGTTCGATGGCGATAGCGGCCTTTATCGGCTTGATCTGGCAGATGAAAATGTCTGATACCTTGGTGGCCGCCATGGCACCTGTGGGCGCGGTTTTCACCTTCATTGCCTTGGTTACCGGTTCCGCCTGGGGCAAACCAATGTGGGGCACTTGGTGGGTGTGGGATGCCCGCTTAACATCTGAATTGGTGTTGCTGTTTCTCTACATGGGGATCATTGCGCTCTACAATGCTTTCGACGATCGCCGCCTTGCCGGGCGTGCAGCCGGTATTCTGGTGTTGGTCGGTGTGATAAATATTCCTATTATTCATTTCTCTGTTGAATGGTGGAATACCCTTCATCAGGGATCAACTAATATGCAGCAAAGCATTGCACCCAGTATGCGTACCCCATTGCGTTGGGCGATCCTCGGTTATTTATTGTTCTTTATCACGTTGACGCTGATGCGTTTACGTAATCTGATCTTGATCCAAGAGCGTCACCGCCCTTGGGTGGCTGAATTGGTTAGTAAGGAGCGTCCATGA
- the ccmB gene encoding heme exporter protein CcmB, translated as MFFIVLRRELKIAFRKGSEIVNPLWFFLIVITLFPLGIGPEPQLLARIAPGIIWVAALLASLLSLERLFRDDFLDGSLEQLLLLPASLAMTVLGKVCSHWIVTGLPLLILSPLVALLLSLDVNTWIAVVLTLLLGTPILSLIGAIGVALTVGLRKGGVLLSLLVLPLYIPVLIFSTAAIDAASMGMPIDGYLAILGAILAGSITLAPFATSAALRVSIH; from the coding sequence ATGTTCTTTATCGTGCTGCGCCGGGAACTGAAAATAGCTTTTCGCAAAGGTTCGGAAATTGTTAATCCGTTGTGGTTCTTTCTGATTGTGATCACACTATTCCCATTAGGTATTGGGCCTGAACCACAATTGCTGGCGCGTATCGCTCCAGGGATTATATGGGTAGCTGCATTACTGGCCTCATTACTTTCACTGGAACGTCTGTTCCGGGACGATTTCCTTGATGGTTCATTGGAACAATTACTGTTGTTACCTGCGTCGTTGGCAATGACGGTATTAGGCAAAGTCTGTTCTCATTGGATAGTGACGGGGTTGCCGTTGCTAATTCTATCGCCTTTGGTGGCGTTACTGTTGTCACTGGATGTAAATACCTGGATAGCGGTGGTATTAACGCTGCTTTTGGGAACGCCGATCTTGAGCCTGATTGGCGCTATTGGTGTGGCGTTGACCGTGGGGCTACGCAAAGGTGGGGTGTTACTGAGTTTGCTGGTACTACCGCTTTATATTCCGGTGCTGATATTTTCTACTGCGGCTATCGACGCGGCATCTATGGGCATGCCGATAGACGGTTACCTGGCGATCTTGGGTGCCATACTGGCTGGCAGTATAACGCTGGCGCCTTTTGCTACCTCAGCGGCATTGCGCGTGAGCATTCATTAG
- the ccmA gene encoding cytochrome c biogenesis heme-transporting ATPase CcmA codes for MLQAKNLRCVRDDHILFDGLSFVVNQGDIIQVEGQNGSGKTSLLRIIAGLAQPDSGEVLWQGENTRGHREKFQLDLLFLGHQPGIKSMLTPFENLQFYQAVCQPPNVKAIWLALEQVGLVGYEDVPVAQLSAGQQRRVALARLWLSKSLLWLLDEPLTAIDKQGVVELTALFQRHAQQGGMVLLTTHQDLVGAQRVVSKIRLADTRAEIV; via the coding sequence ATGCTGCAAGCCAAAAATCTTAGATGTGTCCGTGACGATCATATACTTTTCGATGGGTTGAGCTTTGTGGTGAACCAGGGCGACATTATTCAGGTCGAAGGGCAAAATGGTTCGGGTAAAACCAGCTTGTTGCGGATCATTGCCGGACTGGCTCAGCCAGATAGCGGTGAAGTGTTATGGCAAGGGGAAAACACGCGGGGTCACCGTGAAAAGTTTCAGTTGGACTTGCTGTTTCTTGGGCACCAGCCAGGCATAAAATCCATGCTGACTCCATTTGAAAACCTGCAATTTTATCAGGCTGTGTGTCAACCACCTAATGTCAAGGCTATCTGGCTGGCGTTGGAGCAGGTGGGGTTGGTCGGCTATGAAGACGTACCAGTGGCGCAACTTTCAGCTGGGCAGCAACGGCGTGTTGCGCTAGCGCGCCTTTGGCTAAGCAAAAGTCTGCTTTGGCTCCTTGATGAACCCCTAACGGCAATAGATAAACAAGGTGTAGTGGAATTGACAGCGTTATTTCAACGCCATGCACAACAAGGGGGAATGGTGCTGTTAACCACGCATCAAGATTTGGTGGGTGCTCAACGGGTAGTTAGCAAGATACGCTTGGCAGATACTCGCGCGGAGATCGTCTGA
- a CDS encoding YebY family protein yields MKSIILGTALLVTATGTLAADKLVNVTKLEYGKQWAFSKEEVTLQCRRGGALFVLNNSTLMQYPLNKVAEQQVKAGQQRAQPLQVILLDDVNNPGQKMSVQPFLERATKLCVDGN; encoded by the coding sequence ATGAAATCGATAATTCTGGGTACTGCACTGCTGGTAACGGCGACCGGCACATTGGCAGCAGATAAACTGGTCAACGTTACTAAACTTGAATACGGCAAGCAGTGGGCTTTCTCCAAGGAGGAAGTTACACTACAATGCCGCAGAGGGGGAGCACTATTTGTGTTGAATAACAGTACATTGATGCAATATCCACTCAATAAAGTTGCAGAGCAGCAGGTTAAAGCTGGGCAACAGCGGGCTCAACCGCTGCAGGTTATCTTGCTTGATGATGTCAATAACCCTGGTCAAAAGATGAGTGTGCAACCTTTTTTGGAAAGAGCGACAAAATTGTGTGTTGATGGAAACTAA
- the ftnA gene encoding non-heme ferritin: MLNQEMINKLNEQLNLEFYSANMYLQMSAWCRDQAFEGAAKFLKDHSQEEMQHMQRLFDYLSDTGALPLLGTIDAPPVAFGSLAEVFQKTYEHEQMITSKINELAHVAITSHDYSTFNFLQWYVAEQHEEEKLFKSVLDKMALVGNSGEALFFIDKDLSKMGNSESSNG, from the coding sequence ATGCTGAATCAAGAAATGATAAATAAGTTGAATGAGCAACTTAATCTGGAGTTCTACTCTGCAAATATGTATTTGCAAATGAGTGCCTGGTGCAGAGATCAAGCTTTCGAAGGAGCTGCCAAGTTCCTGAAAGATCATTCTCAAGAGGAGATGCAACATATGCAGCGTCTCTTTGACTATCTTAGCGACACTGGTGCATTACCGCTGCTCGGTACGATAGATGCGCCGCCAGTAGCCTTTGGGTCCCTGGCGGAAGTTTTCCAGAAAACCTATGAACATGAGCAAATGATCACCAGTAAAATTAATGAACTAGCGCATGTGGCAATAACGTCTCATGATTATTCTACTTTTAACTTTTTGCAATGGTATGTTGCCGAACAGCACGAAGAAGAGAAACTGTTTAAATCAGTGCTCGATAAGATGGCTTTAGTAGGAAATAGCGGCGAGGCATTGTTCTTCATCGATAAAGACCTGAGTAAAATGGGTAATTCTGAAAGTAGTAACGGCTAA
- a CDS encoding DNA polymerase III subunit theta, whose protein sequence is MGYNLAELPQNEMDKVNVDLAASGVAFKERYNMPVIPEMIEREQLPHLRDYFRERVAHYRTESYKFSRLPYEPKVK, encoded by the coding sequence GTGGGTTACAATCTGGCAGAATTGCCACAAAATGAGATGGATAAAGTTAACGTCGACCTGGCTGCGTCAGGCGTAGCTTTCAAAGAACGCTACAATATGCCAGTGATCCCGGAAATGATAGAACGTGAACAACTCCCCCACCTACGAGACTACTTTCGTGAACGTGTAGCGCATTACCGAACCGAATCATACAAGTTTTCCCGTCTACCGTACGAACCAAAAGTGAAATAA
- the pip gene encoding prolyl aminopeptidase, producing MEQLRGLYPPLSAYDSGWLDTEDGHRIYWELSGNPSGKPAVFIHGGPGGGIAPYHRQLFDPKHYKVLLFDQRGCGRSKPYASLDNNTTWHLVEDIEKLRNMVGVDKWLVFGGSWGSTLALAYAQAYPQHVSEMVLRGIFTLRKQELSWYYQDGASRFFPDKWEKVISILSEEERKDVIAAYRQRLTSSDVNVQLEAARLWSLWEGETVTLLPSGSSASFGEDEFALAFARIENHYFTHLGFLDSDDQLLRNVSRIRHIPAVIVHGRYDMVCQVQNAWDLAQAWPEAELHIVEGAGHSTDEPGILHHLMLATDRFAVK from the coding sequence ATGGAGCAATTAAGAGGTTTGTATCCTCCGCTGTCAGCATATGACAGTGGATGGCTGGATACTGAGGACGGCCATCGGATCTACTGGGAACTGAGCGGCAACCCGAGCGGTAAACCTGCGGTGTTTATCCATGGTGGACCTGGCGGTGGTATTGCACCTTATCACCGCCAACTATTCGACCCTAAGCATTATAAAGTGTTGCTGTTTGATCAACGAGGTTGTGGTCGTTCAAAACCTTATGCCAGCTTGGACAATAACACGACATGGCATTTGGTCGAAGATATTGAAAAATTGCGTAATATGGTAGGCGTTGATAAGTGGCTAGTCTTTGGTGGTTCATGGGGTTCTACGCTGGCTCTGGCATATGCTCAGGCATATCCTCAACACGTTAGTGAGATGGTACTGCGGGGTATTTTCACACTGCGTAAGCAGGAACTCAGTTGGTACTATCAGGATGGCGCATCACGATTTTTTCCTGATAAATGGGAAAAAGTAATATCAATTCTTTCAGAAGAAGAACGAAAGGACGTTATAGCTGCTTACCGCCAGCGTCTTACTTCGTCGGATGTGAATGTGCAACTTGAAGCAGCCAGACTGTGGAGCTTGTGGGAAGGCGAAACCGTGACGCTGTTACCAAGCGGTTCTTCTGCGTCCTTTGGTGAGGATGAATTTGCGCTGGCTTTTGCCCGTATAGAGAATCACTACTTTACGCATCTAGGTTTTCTGGACAGTGACGACCAGTTACTAAGGAATGTCTCGCGGATCCGCCATATTCCCGCTGTGATTGTCCATGGGCGTTACGATATGGTCTGCCAAGTGCAAAATGCGTGGGATCTGGCGCAAGCATGGCCGGAAGCTGAACTGCATATTGTCGAAGGGGCTGGGCACTCAACCGATGAACCAGGTATTCTGCATCATTTGATGCTGGCGACAGATCGCTTTGCGGTGAAATAA
- a CDS encoding TraR/DksA C4-type zinc finger protein, translated as MTVLTLLSEQQLLAMPESDYMNAEQLAFFRQRLLEEQQKLWQHIERLKCDINGGDLSGDEADKAAREEDLRLLFRQLDRESRLLPKLTAALARLENGDYGYCLETGEPIGLPRLLLRPTAELGIEAKTAQEMREPHLRKSKSTSF; from the coding sequence ATGACAGTATTAACGTTGTTAAGTGAGCAGCAACTGCTGGCGATGCCTGAATCTGATTACATGAATGCTGAACAGTTGGCATTTTTCCGTCAACGGTTGTTGGAGGAACAGCAAAAACTCTGGCAACACATTGAGCGACTGAAATGTGATATCAATGGCGGTGATCTAAGCGGTGATGAAGCTGATAAGGCCGCACGTGAGGAAGATCTTCGATTGTTGTTTCGCCAATTAGATCGCGAAAGTCGCTTGTTACCAAAGTTAACAGCTGCATTGGCACGTTTGGAAAATGGTGATTATGGCTACTGTCTTGAAACAGGAGAGCCGATAGGATTACCGCGTTTGTTATTACGCCCCACTGCGGAGTTGGGCATTGAGGCCAAAACGGCGCAAGAAATGCGAGAACCTCACTTACGTAAAAGCAAGTCGACTTCATTTTAA